From one Ammospiza caudacuta isolate bAmmCau1 chromosome 8, bAmmCau1.pri, whole genome shotgun sequence genomic stretch:
- the EVX2 gene encoding homeobox even-skipped homolog protein 2, with the protein MMERIRKEMILMERGLHSPTAGKRLSNLSDSAGNAVLEALENSPHSGRLSPRLTAASLHSAIGDISAKGKFEIDTLFNLQHPSSESTVSSEIPPSESRKKISLYSEVAQEADMNSDVEVGCSALRSPASLTSSQLKENSNKGYAESSPTPSAAAAPSAPAAAGIGSLHSGGALGGSAAGADQVRRYRTAFTREQIARLEKEFYRENYVSRPRRCELAAALNLPETTIKVWFQNRRMKDKRQRLAMSWPHPADPSFYTYMMTHAAATGSLPYPFHSHVPLHYYPHVGVTAAAAAAAASGAAAAPFATSIRPLDTFRALSHPYSRPELLCSFRHPGLYQSPAAAGLNSSAAASAAAAAAAAAAAAAGSGPPGGSAPCSCLSCHSSQTAAAAAAAASALGSRGGAAAEFPCTAAGQRSESGFLPYSAAVLSKAAVASPDQREEAPLTR; encoded by the exons ATGATGGAAAGAATAAGAAAAGAGATGATCCTGATGGAGagagggctgcacagccctACAGCTGGCAAAAGGCTCTCGAATTTGTCAGACTCAGCTGGAAATGCGGTGTTGGAGGCCCTTGAAAATTCTCCGCACAGTGGTCGCCTCAGCCCGAGACTGACTGCCGCCTCCCTGCACAGCGCTATAGGGGACATCTCCGCCAAAGGCAAATTTGAAATAGACACTTTATTCAATCTCCAGCATCCGAGCAGCGAAAGCACTGTCTCCTCCGAAATCCCGCCGTCggaaagcaggaagaaaatcagCCTTTATTCCGAAGTTGCTCAAGAGGCAGATATGAACAGTGATGTGGAGGTGGGCTGCTCCGCGCTCCGCTCCCCGGCCAGCCTGACTTCCTCCCAGCTGAAGGAAAACAGTAACAAAG GCTACGCGGAGAGCAGCCCGAcgcccagcgccgccgccgccccctccgcccccgccgccgccgggatCGGCAGCCTGCACAGCGGCGGCGCGCTGGGCGGCTCGGCGGCGGGGGCCGACCAGGTGCGCCGCTACCGCACCGCCTTCACCCGGGAACAGATCGCCCGCCTGGAGAAGGAGTTTTACCGCGAGAACTACGTGTCGCGGCCGCGGCGCTGTGAGCTGGCCGCCGCCCTCAACCTCCCCGAAACCACCATCAAG GTGTGGTTCCAGAACCGGCGCATGAAGGACAAGCGGCAGCGCCTGGCCATGTCCTGGCCCCACCCGGCCGACCCCAGCTTCTACACCTACATGATGACCCACGCAGCGGCCACGGGCAGCCTGCCCTACCCTTTCCACTCCCACGTCCCGCTCCACTACTACCCGCACGTCGGGGTcacggccgccgccgccgccgccgccgcctcgggggccgccgccgcgcccTTCGCCACCTCCATCCGCCCGCTGGACACTTTCCGCGCCCTCTCGCACCCCTACTCCCgcccggagctgctctgcagcttccGACACCCCGGCCTCTACCAGAGCCCGGCCGCCGCCGGCCTCAACAGCAGCGCGGCCGCctcggcagcggcggcggcggcggcggcggcagcggcggcggcgggctcGGGGCCGCCGGGGGGCTCGGcgccctgctcctgcctcagctgccacagcagccagacggcggcggcggcggcggcggcggcctcGGCGCTGGGCTCgcggggcggcgcggccgcCGAGTTCCCGTGCACGGCGGCGGGGCAGCGCTCCGAGAGCGGCTTCCTGCCCTACTCGGCCGCCGTGCTCAGCAAGGCCGCCGTGGCCTCGCCGGACCAGCGGGAGGAGGCGCCGCTCACCAGATAA